In Flavobacterium sp. GSB-24, the genomic window GCAGTGAAATCCAGAGAATAATTGAAATAATCGAGATAATTTCGTTTTTAAGAACCGTTCCGATTTTTTTAGGTTCATAGTGAAATTCCTCTACATCGGCCCAATGTTCTTTACCAATGGTAAGCGGTTTATCATTTTGTCCAGGTTTTTTATTGCTGATGTATTTAATCTGCAATCCATTCATTTTCTGCGCCATTGTATAACGATAATCTTCGGCTTGTTTTTGAAAATCTACATACGATTCGTAATCGGTATTGGATAAACCCATCGATAAGTTTTTCATCGCGATAAACGGATTCAAAAAGGAAACTGTCTTTGAAAAGCTATTCTGCTTTTTATAAATTTTTAAAAGCTCGGCTAAATGCTCATTATAAATTCTGGAACTAATTTTTTCTCCTTCGGTCATAATATAACCCGAATAATTAAAGGGAAGTTTTTGCACAGAATCGACTTTATAAGCGCGAAGTAGTGAATCTTTTATAGCCTTGTAATGCGGATCATTCGGATTATGGCTGTCTCCCTGCTTCAAAATATCTTTTTCGATATCGCTGTTAAATTGGATCTTAGAAGGCGCTTCGTAAATATATGCCCCAATTGCCTGCGTTGTTCTTGGCAGAATAATGGTAAAAAGAAGCCAAATCCCAATAAGTGTGATCAAAGCTTTTTTAGATGTTTTGCTTGCTGCCGAAATTAAAACCGCAATAACACAGAACAATAGGAGATAAGCCAAATGAAAAAGAACAAATAAAAGCATTTTTACGGTCTCGTCTGTTGTAAAGGCGAAGTCTTGTAGAAAAAGCCAGACCAAAACCAAAACAATTATAGTTGGAGCAAAAAGCATCATAATGACACTTGCAATTCCTAAAATTTTTCCAATAAGAAGCTGTTTCCAACTGATTCCCTGCGTTAAAAGGATTTTTAAAGTTCCGTTTTCACGTTCGTACGCTACAGCATTAAATCCGAAGAAAAAAATAAGAAGCGGTAACAAAACCTGCAGCACCATTGCAATACTGATTTCGCCAAAACGAAGCATACTGTTCGAAAATCCAGCTTCAGAGAAATTGGCTGTATTTTGTTTGTGGGCTTCCAAGAAAATTGCATTTCCAAAAAAAGGTTCCATTCCAAATTCGAAAACACTTAATGGTGTACTTTTTCTAAAAGCAAAGTTTCCATAATGCGCCATTCTATGCGGATTCTTATCTGGATTTTTCAGCCAGTCTTCTCGAGATTCATGCTGATATTTTTCGCTGGTTTCGTTTTGGCTCTTGTAATTGTCCCAGCCCGTGAATGCCGCATATAAGAGCAAGATTCCAATAAAAATGGTAATAATATAAACTGCCTGATTTTTAAAAATCGAGTTTTTAAAATGCCTGGCTATAAGGAGTTCTGTGTGAAGTAATTTCATATAAATTAAAATTTATAAGTTACGGTGAGGGCTACGTTTCTTGGACTTCCCGGAAACAAACGCAGGTAATTCTGCGCGCCCAGCCAATAGGTTTTATTCAAAAGATTGCCTGCGTTTACAGCAATCTGCATATTACTATTATTAGGTTTGTAATAAAGTGCAGCATCAAAAATGGTGAAATCTGGAAGTACGAAGTCTCTTGTAAACCAAGGTACTTTACTGCTTTGATACTGCAT contains:
- a CDS encoding DUF3526 domain-containing protein, coding for MKLLHTELLIARHFKNSIFKNQAVYIITIFIGILLLYAAFTGWDNYKSQNETSEKYQHESREDWLKNPDKNPHRMAHYGNFAFRKSTPLSVFEFGMEPFFGNAIFLEAHKQNTANFSEAGFSNSMLRFGEISIAMVLQVLLPLLIFFFGFNAVAYERENGTLKILLTQGISWKQLLIGKILGIASVIMMLFAPTIIVLVLVWLFLQDFAFTTDETVKMLLFVLFHLAYLLLFCVIAVLISAASKTSKKALITLIGIWLLFTIILPRTTQAIGAYIYEAPSKIQFNSDIEKDILKQGDSHNPNDPHYKAIKDSLLRAYKVDSVQKLPFNYSGYIMTEGEKISSRIYNEHLAELLKIYKKQNSFSKTVSFLNPFIAMKNLSMGLSNTDYESYVDFQKQAEDYRYTMAQKMNGLQIKYISNKKPGQNDKPLTIGKEHWADVEEFHYEPKKIGTVLKNEIISIISIILWISLLFILVRIASKKLKAI